From the Senegalimassilia faecalis genome, one window contains:
- a CDS encoding MOSC domain-containing protein → MTQNCDENNQLPNACAACDADCAARQAANDQVNIVEKGRMEGPDAESTTHGTVRAVCVSKRKGTRKTVVDGPVTIEAHHGVAEDAHAGEWHRQVSLLAWESIAKAQARGLDVKEGDFAENITTEGINLMALPLGTQIKIGDDVLLELSQQGKVCHQKCAIYYLAGDCIFPREGIFFVALTTGQVKAGDSIDVVKLGDGTCEYTPQEALDELANTPR, encoded by the coding sequence ATGACGCAGAATTGCGACGAGAATAATCAGCTGCCGAACGCCTGCGCTGCCTGCGATGCGGATTGCGCCGCGCGCCAGGCGGCAAACGACCAGGTCAACATCGTGGAAAAGGGCCGCATGGAAGGCCCTGACGCCGAAAGCACCACGCATGGCACCGTGCGCGCCGTATGCGTTTCCAAACGCAAGGGCACGCGCAAAACTGTAGTCGACGGCCCGGTTACCATCGAAGCGCACCATGGCGTGGCCGAAGACGCGCACGCCGGAGAATGGCACCGCCAGGTTTCGCTGCTTGCTTGGGAATCCATCGCGAAAGCCCAGGCCCGCGGCCTGGACGTGAAGGAAGGCGACTTCGCCGAGAACATCACCACCGAAGGCATCAACCTTATGGCGCTGCCACTGGGCACGCAAATCAAAATCGGCGACGACGTGCTGCTGGAGCTGTCCCAGCAGGGCAAGGTGTGCCACCAAAAGTGCGCCATCTACTACCTGGCCGGCGACTGCATCTTCCCGCGCGAGGGCATCTTCTTCGTGGCGCTGACCACGGGTCAGGTGAAGGCCGGTGACAGCATCGACGTGGTGAAGCTGGGCGATGGCACGTGCGAGTACACGCCGCAGGAAGCGCTTGACGAGCTGGCGAACACGCCGCGCTAA
- the purB gene encoding adenylosuccinate lyase, with protein sequence MINRYTRPAMGAIWELQNKFSIWKEIEVLACEAQAELGQAGITKEEAQWIRDHADFTVERIDEIEQVTNHDVIAFTTCMAEYIDADVPEGKEKPSRWVHYGMTSSDLGDTALSYQITQAIDIILDDAKQLGETCKRRAFEFQNTLCVGRTHGIHAEPMTFGMKFGSWAWALKRAQTRLEQAREVAATGAISGAVGTYSSIDPYVEQYVCEKLGLTPDPLSTQVLARDRHAQVMCALACAAATLESIAMQVRLLQQTDVIEAEEPFKKGQKGSSAMPHKRNPITAERVCGLARCVKANAQVALDNVALWFERDISHSGTERVALADSFIALDYMFGKMQWMLDGLQTYPAKMEHNVWRTKGLIFSSKVLLALVNTGITREDAYVIVQRNAMAVWEDIQNAVDGPTYRERLEADPEAKLSKETLDEIFDPWDFLTRKDEVFKRLEGLEF encoded by the coding sequence GTGATCAACCGCTACACGCGCCCGGCCATGGGCGCCATCTGGGAGCTTCAGAACAAGTTCTCCATCTGGAAGGAAATCGAGGTGCTGGCGTGCGAAGCGCAGGCCGAGCTGGGTCAGGCCGGCATCACGAAGGAGGAGGCGCAGTGGATTCGCGACCACGCCGACTTCACGGTTGAGCGCATCGACGAGATCGAGCAGGTGACGAACCACGACGTCATCGCCTTCACCACGTGCATGGCCGAGTACATCGACGCCGACGTTCCCGAGGGCAAGGAAAAGCCCAGCCGCTGGGTACACTACGGCATGACGTCGTCCGACCTGGGTGACACTGCGCTGTCGTACCAGATCACGCAGGCAATCGACATTATCCTGGACGATGCGAAGCAGCTGGGCGAAACGTGCAAGCGTCGCGCGTTCGAGTTCCAGAACACGCTGTGCGTGGGCCGCACGCACGGCATCCACGCCGAGCCCATGACGTTCGGCATGAAGTTCGGCAGCTGGGCATGGGCGCTCAAGCGCGCGCAAACGCGCCTGGAGCAGGCCCGCGAGGTTGCCGCAACCGGCGCCATCTCCGGCGCGGTGGGCACGTACTCCAGCATCGACCCCTACGTTGAGCAGTACGTGTGCGAGAAGCTGGGCCTGACGCCCGACCCGCTGTCCACTCAGGTGCTGGCGCGCGACCGCCACGCCCAGGTCATGTGCGCGCTTGCTTGCGCCGCGGCCACGCTGGAATCCATTGCCATGCAGGTGCGCCTGCTGCAGCAAACCGACGTCATCGAGGCGGAAGAGCCGTTCAAGAAGGGCCAGAAGGGCTCGTCGGCCATGCCGCACAAGCGCAACCCCATCACGGCCGAGCGCGTGTGCGGCCTTGCGCGTTGCGTGAAGGCGAATGCCCAGGTGGCGCTTGACAACGTGGCGCTGTGGTTCGAGCGCGACATCAGCCATTCCGGCACGGAGCGCGTGGCGCTAGCCGACAGCTTCATCGCGCTGGACTACATGTTCGGCAAGATGCAGTGGATGCTGGATGGACTGCAAACGTATCCAGCGAAGATGGAGCACAACGTGTGGCGCACGAAGGGCCTCATCTTCTCCAGCAAGGTGCTGCTGGCCCTGGTGAACACGGGCATTACGCGCGAGGATGCCTACGTTATCGTGCAGCGCAACGCCATGGCGGTGTGGGAGGATATCCAGAACGCCGTGGACGGTCCGACGTATCGTGAGCGCCTGGAGGCCGACCCCGAGGCGAAGCTGTCGAAGGAAACGCTCGACGAGATTTTCGACCCGTGGGATTTCCTTACGCGCAAGGACGAAGTGTTCAAGCGCCTGGAGGGCCTGGAGTTCTAA
- a CDS encoding ABC transporter ATP-binding protein/permease, with protein MLQLIDVCKSYTVADFTQTALDHVSVAFRDNEFVAVLGPSGSGKTTMLNIIGGLDHYDSGNLLVDGVSTREYKDRDWDTYRNNRIGFVFQAYNLIPHQTILENVELALTLSGVSRGERRQRAVEALGRVGLGDHINKKPSQLSGGQMQRVAIARALINDPEILLADEPTGALDSKTSVQIMDLLTEIANDRLVIMVTHNPELAERYATRIVTLADGVIRSDTRPFDPAAENEPRREAKQARRTSMSFLTALSLSFKNLLTKKGRTLMTAFAGSIGIIGIAAILSLANGVNNYIANVEENALSEYPLQIQDQGFDMTSMMGLGADGSGDSTDASSGSQSSDGDSGKPVHESKMIANTFDSIGSNDLASLKEYFDSGESDIDQYVSSIEYGYNVTPQIFGPDTSDGVRQVNPDKSFGSIGLGAGTASNGIMSSMMSTNIFYELPNNMNMAESQYDVVAGHWPESYNDIVLVLTPNGNVSDFMLYSMGLRDHAELDDMVRAFANEEEVDAPSDTLSFTYDDLMNVEFKLVNATGFYQYDDEYGVWKDKSGDSDYMKGLVDGGDTLKIAGVVKPKEDARITSLKVGLYYPTSLVNHLIDQANDTQIVKDQIANPSKNVITGKSFAEEEDEAKDGNQLDMSSLFTIDGEKLQSAFTFDESALTSGLEGADLSSSLDLSGMNLDLSNMPAFDASSISIDPSAIDLSSMNLDFSGLDINLDGAQPTIKTDALTQGVMAVVQGYPAWLTGQLSEHPEYATDQNAAIAAYLADPTTQAAMQAAIAGSIDFSGMTDQIKQQLQTQIGQQLQQQLLPALTQAISQQLQTQLASAVAQYMQTAMTQVMTQFSGAIQQQVSSAMSGYMSTLSANMSNAMGIDESAFADAFQMNMDENDLAELIASLMSTETSSYDNNMKKFGWADYAKPASIDIYPKDFDSKQSVIDILDGYNDRMKVDGDDAKVVSYTDIVGALMSSVTTIVNMISYVLVAFVAISLVVSSIMIGVITYISVLERKKEIGILRSIGASKGDISRVFNAETIIVGFTAGVIGIGLTALGCIPANAIVYSLFNVENVAILPWQAAIVLVAISMFLTFLAGLIPSSAASRKDPVEALRSE; from the coding sequence ATGCTGCAACTGATAGACGTGTGCAAGTCTTACACGGTGGCGGACTTCACGCAAACGGCGCTCGACCACGTGTCGGTGGCGTTCCGCGACAACGAGTTCGTGGCCGTGCTTGGCCCGTCGGGCTCGGGCAAGACCACCATGCTCAATATCATCGGCGGCCTTGACCATTACGACAGCGGTAACCTGCTTGTCGACGGCGTGTCCACACGCGAGTACAAAGACCGCGACTGGGACACGTACCGCAACAACCGCATTGGCTTCGTGTTCCAGGCATATAACCTTATTCCGCACCAAACCATTTTGGAGAACGTTGAGCTGGCGTTGACGCTGTCTGGCGTTTCGCGTGGCGAGCGTCGCCAGCGTGCTGTTGAGGCGCTGGGCCGCGTGGGCTTGGGCGACCACATCAACAAGAAGCCTAGCCAGCTTTCCGGTGGTCAGATGCAGCGCGTGGCCATTGCCCGTGCGCTTATCAACGATCCGGAAATCCTGCTGGCCGACGAACCCACCGGCGCGCTGGACTCCAAAACCAGCGTGCAGATTATGGATCTGCTGACCGAAATTGCCAACGACCGCCTGGTCATTATGGTCACGCACAACCCTGAACTGGCCGAACGGTATGCCACGCGCATCGTCACGCTGGCAGACGGCGTCATCCGCAGCGACACGCGCCCATTCGACCCTGCCGCCGAAAACGAGCCGCGCCGCGAGGCCAAACAAGCGCGCCGCACCAGCATGTCGTTTTTGACGGCTCTGTCGCTGTCGTTCAAGAACCTGTTGACGAAGAAGGGCCGCACGCTTATGACGGCCTTTGCCGGCAGCATCGGCATCATCGGCATCGCCGCCATCTTGTCGCTGGCTAATGGCGTGAACAACTACATCGCCAATGTCGAAGAGAACGCGCTTTCCGAATACCCGCTGCAAATCCAGGACCAGGGCTTCGACATGACCAGCATGATGGGGCTTGGCGCCGACGGGTCGGGCGATTCGACGGATGCGTCCTCGGGCAGTCAGTCGTCCGATGGCGATTCCGGCAAGCCCGTACACGAGTCGAAGATGATTGCGAATACATTCGACAGCATCGGCAGCAACGACCTGGCATCGTTGAAGGAGTATTTCGATTCGGGCGAATCCGACATCGACCAGTACGTCAGCTCCATCGAATACGGATACAACGTCACGCCGCAGATTTTCGGTCCTGACACGTCCGATGGCGTGCGCCAGGTTAACCCCGACAAGTCGTTCGGCAGCATCGGCTTGGGCGCCGGCACGGCATCGAACGGCATCATGTCGTCGATGATGAGCACGAACATTTTCTACGAGCTGCCGAACAACATGAACATGGCTGAAAGCCAGTACGACGTTGTAGCCGGTCATTGGCCTGAAAGTTACAATGACATCGTGCTGGTGCTCACGCCGAACGGCAATGTCAGCGACTTCATGCTGTATTCCATGGGCCTGCGCGACCATGCTGAGCTTGACGATATGGTGCGCGCCTTCGCGAACGAAGAAGAGGTTGACGCGCCTTCCGATACGCTGTCGTTTACGTACGACGACCTTATGAACGTGGAGTTCAAGCTGGTCAACGCCACGGGCTTCTACCAGTACGATGACGAGTACGGCGTGTGGAAGGACAAGTCGGGCGATTCCGACTACATGAAGGGCCTTGTTGACGGCGGCGACACCTTGAAGATTGCCGGCGTGGTCAAGCCGAAGGAAGACGCGCGAATCACGTCGCTGAAGGTGGGCCTGTATTACCCGACAAGCCTGGTGAACCACCTCATCGACCAGGCAAACGACACGCAAATCGTGAAGGATCAAATCGCGAATCCGTCGAAGAACGTCATTACGGGCAAGTCGTTCGCTGAAGAAGAGGACGAGGCGAAAGACGGCAACCAGCTTGATATGTCCAGCTTGTTTACCATCGACGGCGAGAAGTTGCAAAGTGCGTTCACATTTGATGAAAGCGCGTTGACGTCGGGCCTGGAGGGGGCTGATCTGTCCAGTAGTTTGGACCTCTCTGGCATGAATCTTGACCTGTCGAACATGCCTGCGTTCGATGCGTCGTCCATCAGCATTGACCCGTCCGCTATTGACCTGAGCAGCATGAATCTAGACTTTAGCGGGTTGGACATTAACCTCGACGGCGCGCAGCCTACCATCAAAACCGATGCGCTTACTCAGGGCGTCATGGCGGTGGTGCAGGGGTATCCCGCATGGCTTACCGGCCAGCTGTCCGAGCATCCTGAGTACGCGACGGATCAAAACGCCGCCATTGCCGCCTACCTTGCCGACCCCACCACGCAAGCGGCTATGCAAGCCGCCATTGCCGGTTCTATCGATTTCAGCGGCATGACTGACCAGATTAAGCAGCAGCTGCAGACGCAAATTGGCCAGCAGCTGCAGCAACAATTGCTGCCGGCGCTGACGCAGGCCATCTCGCAGCAGCTGCAAACGCAGCTGGCAAGCGCGGTCGCCCAGTACATGCAAACGGCCATGACCCAGGTGATGACCCAGTTCAGTGGCGCAATCCAGCAGCAAGTCTCCAGCGCCATGAGCGGCTACATGTCCACGCTTTCCGCGAATATGTCCAACGCCATGGGCATCGATGAATCGGCGTTTGCCGATGCGTTCCAAATGAACATGGACGAAAATGACCTGGCTGAGCTCATAGCCAGCCTTATGTCCACGGAAACCAGCAGCTATGACAACAACATGAAGAAGTTCGGCTGGGCCGATTACGCGAAGCCTGCCAGCATCGATATCTATCCGAAGGACTTCGATAGCAAGCAAAGCGTCATCGACATTCTTGACGGCTACAACGATCGCATGAAGGTCGACGGCGATGACGCAAAGGTGGTCAGCTATACCGATATCGTTGGCGCGCTTATGAGCTCGGTTACCACCATCGTGAACATGATTAGCTATGTGCTGGTGGCGTTCGTGGCCATCTCGCTGGTGGTCAGCTCCATCATGATCGGCGTCATCACGTACATCAGCGTGCTTGAGCGCAAAAAAGAAATCGGCATCCTACGCTCCATCGGCGCCAGCAAGGGCGACATCAGCCGCGTATTCAACGCCGAAACCATTATTGTGGGCTTTACGGCGGGCGTCATTGGCATCGGCCTGACCGCGTTGGGATGCATTCCGGCGAACGCCATCGTGTATTCCCTGTTCAACGTAGAGAACGTGGCTATCTTGCCGTGGCAGGCGGCCATCGTACTTGTTGCCATCAGCATGTTCCTGACGTTCTTGGCGGGCCTGATTCCCTCAAGCGCGGCAAGCCGCAAGGACCCGGTGGAGGCGCTTCGCTCCGAATAG
- a CDS encoding aminopeptidase, with amino-acid sequence MERESAWKRYDEDQLAELEQLGASYIDFISENKTEREFAAAAIRSAEAAGYESLDNAIAAGRKLVSGDKVWATMRGKAVILVQLGARPLTEGMNILGAHIDSPRLDVKQNPLYESNDFAFLDTHYYGGIKHYQWVTIPLALHGVVAKKDGSVVDVKIGEDPEDPVFCVSDLLIHLANQQMGKKANEVVEGEALDILVGNRPLVVRNDEGEPEEQKEPVKAFALKLLNEKYGVEEEDFLSAELEVVPAGRARDLGFDRSMVLGYGQDDSVCAYTSLVAQLAVAGDELDRTGVCVLVDKEEIGSVGATGMASQFFENTIAEIMELAGEGGMLPLRRALAASAMLSSDVSAGLDPAYASVFEPKNSAYLGRGLVFNKYTGARGKSGSNDARAEYMARIRKIMDDAGVQFQTCELGKVDAGGGGTIAYIPAKYGMDVIDSGVAVLSMHSPWEATSKADIYEAERGYEAFLRA; translated from the coding sequence ATGGAACGCGAGTCGGCGTGGAAGCGCTACGACGAAGACCAGCTTGCCGAGCTTGAGCAGCTTGGTGCAAGCTACATCGATTTCATTTCCGAGAACAAAACCGAGCGCGAGTTTGCCGCTGCGGCCATCCGCAGCGCCGAGGCCGCGGGCTACGAAAGTCTGGACAACGCTATCGCCGCAGGTCGCAAACTTGTTTCAGGCGACAAGGTGTGGGCAACCATGCGCGGCAAGGCCGTCATTTTGGTGCAGCTGGGCGCTCGCCCGCTCACCGAGGGCATGAACATCCTGGGCGCGCACATCGACAGCCCGCGCCTGGACGTGAAGCAGAACCCGCTGTACGAGTCCAACGATTTCGCCTTCCTGGACACGCACTATTACGGCGGCATCAAGCACTATCAGTGGGTCACCATCCCGCTGGCGCTGCACGGCGTGGTGGCGAAGAAGGACGGCAGCGTTGTGGACGTGAAGATCGGCGAAGACCCGGAAGACCCCGTGTTCTGCGTGTCCGACCTGCTCATTCACCTGGCGAATCAGCAGATGGGCAAGAAAGCCAACGAGGTCGTGGAAGGCGAAGCGCTCGACATCCTGGTAGGCAACCGCCCGCTGGTGGTGCGCAACGACGAAGGCGAGCCCGAGGAGCAGAAGGAGCCGGTGAAGGCGTTCGCGCTCAAGCTGCTCAACGAGAAGTACGGCGTCGAGGAAGAGGACTTCCTGTCCGCCGAGCTTGAAGTGGTGCCCGCCGGACGCGCCCGTGACCTGGGCTTCGACCGCTCCATGGTGCTTGGTTACGGCCAGGACGACAGCGTGTGCGCCTATACGTCGCTGGTGGCGCAGCTGGCCGTTGCTGGCGACGAGCTCGACCGCACGGGCGTGTGCGTGCTAGTGGACAAGGAAGAGATCGGCAGCGTGGGCGCCACCGGCATGGCGTCGCAGTTCTTCGAGAACACCATCGCCGAGATCATGGAGCTTGCCGGCGAGGGCGGCATGCTGCCGCTGCGCCGCGCGCTGGCCGCTTCCGCCATGCTGTCCTCCGACGTGTCCGCCGGCCTTGACCCGGCCTACGCCAGCGTATTCGAGCCGAAGAACAGCGCTTATCTGGGCCGCGGCCTGGTGTTCAACAAGTACACCGGCGCGCGCGGCAAGTCGGGCAGCAACGACGCCCGCGCCGAGTACATGGCCCGCATCCGCAAAATCATGGACGACGCCGGCGTGCAGTTCCAAACCTGCGAGCTGGGCAAAGTCGATGCCGGCGGCGGCGGAACCATCGCGTACATCCCCGCGAAGTACGGCATGGACGTCATCGATTCGGGCGTGGCCGTGCTTTCCATGCACAGCCCCTGGGAAGCCACCAGCAAGGCCGACATCTACGAAGCCGAACGCGGCTACGAAGCCTTCTTGCGCGCCTAA